The Janthinobacterium lividum genome has a window encoding:
- a CDS encoding LLM class flavin-dependent oxidoreductase, which translates to MIPFSILDLAPIAEGSDASQSFKNTLDLAQHGERWGYQRYWLAEHHGMPGIASAATAVVIAHVAAGTKTIRVGAGGVMLPNHSPLVIAEQFGTLEALHPGRIDLGLGRAPGSDQTTARALRRDLQSDAEQFPQDVLELIDYMSDEPRQRVLAVPGKGAKVPVWILGSSLFGAQLAAHLGLPYAFASHFAPQMMKQAVAYYREHFKPSKQLAKPYVMLGFNVFAADTDAEAHLRATSMQQAFVNLRTGRPSRLQPPVPGYLEQLGPQERAMLDSVLSCTAIGAPETIKAKMAAFIAETGADELMITSQIFEHQHRLRSYEITAQVHAELAQQQ; encoded by the coding sequence ATGATTCCATTTTCCATACTCGACCTGGCCCCCATCGCCGAAGGCAGCGACGCCAGCCAGTCGTTCAAGAACACGCTCGACCTGGCGCAGCACGGCGAACGCTGGGGCTACCAGCGCTACTGGCTGGCCGAACACCACGGCATGCCCGGCATCGCCAGCGCCGCCACGGCCGTCGTCATCGCCCATGTGGCGGCCGGCACGAAAACCATCCGCGTGGGCGCGGGCGGCGTGATGCTGCCGAACCACTCGCCGCTGGTCATCGCGGAACAGTTCGGCACCCTGGAAGCGCTGCATCCGGGCCGCATCGACCTGGGCCTGGGCCGTGCGCCCGGCTCCGACCAGACGACGGCGCGCGCCCTGCGCCGCGACCTGCAGTCCGACGCGGAACAGTTTCCGCAAGACGTGCTGGAATTGATCGACTATATGTCCGACGAGCCGCGCCAGCGCGTGCTGGCCGTGCCCGGCAAAGGCGCGAAAGTGCCCGTGTGGATACTGGGGTCGAGCCTGTTCGGCGCCCAGCTGGCCGCCCACCTGGGCTTGCCGTATGCGTTTGCCTCGCACTTCGCGCCGCAAATGATGAAGCAAGCCGTGGCCTATTACCGCGAACACTTCAAGCCATCGAAGCAGCTGGCCAAGCCGTACGTGATGCTGGGCTTCAATGTGTTTGCCGCCGACACGGATGCGGAGGCGCACCTGCGCGCCACGTCGATGCAGCAAGCATTCGTCAACCTGCGCACGGGCCGCCCGTCGCGCTTGCAGCCGCCCGTGCCCGGCTATCTGGAACAGCTGGGGCCGCAGGAACGCGCCATGCTCGATTCCGTCCTGTCCTGCACGGCCATCGGCGCGCCGGAGACCATCAAGGCCAAGATGGCCGCCTTCATCGCCGAGACGGGCGCCGACGAGCTGATGATCACCTCGCAGATCTTCGAGCACCAGCACCGTCTGCGCT